The genomic interval CGAGGGAGGAGGCTCGGAGACTCAAGTTCAACAGAGGAAACGAGATTGCAATCTTTAGCCCCCGGCAAGAAAGAGAACAGCAGGGTAGCGTACTCGACAGTGTTAAGGAGTTGATCACCGGAGTTTTTATGGCCTAATAAAGCTATATGGTTCAATAATAAAGCCATCCTTGTAGTTCTGGCACTTAGTCTAATAAATAAAAAGTCAACCGTTGGACTTTACTTTTTTTGATACCAAATCCCAAAACTCAAAATATTCACTCATTAATTTGGCATATATCGCCTAGTGCTCTTGTTTTTCACAAAAATATACACCATTaataagaagaatatcagtgaaaCTCTTGTTTGTTCATCCTCCTAGGGAATTCATTAGAAACATGAACTCTCTAAGAAAATGGGAATTGTTTATCTACTCTCATGCATGCACTTATACCCGCATGACTCCTGTTATTTCTGTTTATTGTTCAATCTTGCAAAAAATGACCTGCTGCTGCTTATTGTTCTTCAAATTGTGATTTATTGCCTCTGTTTTTACAAAAGAGTAAGTTCATTTGTAGGcatctaatatctcaactaaGGTACGTTGGATTGAAGTtgttatttataattttgattatgtgattatctgATAATTACACAAGATCAGCTGATTTTTCGTATCATCAGGCACCAACAGTTGAACTGTACAATAAAACAAAGACCTGTTAGGTTGAGCAAAGAATTCCAAGGTTGTCTTTTATTCTATATTCTCCTATTTACCGTCGTCTTAAGTCTCACCCGAGgatccttttttaatttaactccAGCCATGGAGGCTCTGCGCACTAGAGGAGCCAGGAACAAATGGAACAAAACCTCTCCCACCAAAAACCGGACGCATGAATGCATTATCAAACTTCCGCCAATGGTGATGAACCGTATGAGTTGGTTTTGTCAGGAGCAGTCTAAGATTGGATGGCCGAGCTACATGTTCCCCTATTTCATCTTCCGAGGCCTGTCCATTCTCCATGAGCGGCAATAAGAGAGATTTGGGGGTTGATGGATCAGAGGACATGCTGCTAAAGTGCTTTGCGTTATGTGGCAATAAGAAACTCAAGAGCGGCTTCGTCATCAATCCAAAAACCTAGGAGGCATCATAAGGTAGTAAAACAATTAAAAATTTCactccaaaaaataaaaaaaaagaactaCTTATGCATTTGATAATCACCAGGTTGATTATTTAGTTAGCTTGAATATTGCAAAAAATTCGAATTCAGAAGGTGGTAAACATAACATGAATCTATTTTGTACTTCCCCCAACACAAAGACTTACCACAGTGCTGAAGAGCACAACAGAGATAGTGCTAGTGATCATAATTGCATTTCCTCGCAGTTGCGTGTGTCCAGATCTTGCAAACTGTAAGTTCAATAGATATATACTAttagaatttgttaaattcaatGAAAATTGGAAATACATTCGTCCTTCAAATCATCTATCTGAATTTGATTATCAAAAGAACTACAGGATAACAAAAAAAATTCATGCTAAACATCAGTTGAATGTCGAGAAATGTATTATCAAGAAACATTAGTATTGATTGAACTGGACAGATAATAAATCAGGGGAAGCATCTATGTCTTCTTATTTGATATTAATAGATCTATCGTGAAAAAAcacaaaaaccaaaaaaaaacctGCAAATTTTATACCTGATTATAAGCAAGTGCTATGGACACTGCACCTCTCATGAGACCTGCCCACCATATTGTAACCTGTCTAAATTGGTGTGAATTTATTACTGAATCAATCTAATGAACTTAGTGAGAATGATTTTGTATGCACTTACTTGCTGTTTGAGAACGATCCTATCGTCTGGAGATTTCTTTGTTAGGTTGGATAGAAATGAGAGTGGAAATACAAAAGCAGCTCGACCAACCAAAACTAGCCCTAACAAGATCAAGCTGATCTGAACTGATTTCCCAGGGCTGCAAAAAAAAACACATGAATGTTTCTTTAGAATCAATAATAGTTAGAGGAAGGAGAATCAGAAATGTTATTAGGTATTAGGTGCCCAGTATTATTAGTACTTGTAGGTGTTTTTATCATGAGTCCTACAAACTTCATGCAAGTGTTTCATATCAAGACACATGCAATGCAATACTTCCTTTTTCCAAACCATACCTGCTACTAACAAACCTCCATTTTTCGATGTCCAACGCATCCATTCcaacataaagaaataaaaaggtttCTGCAATGAAGGATAATGTGGCAAATGCATGCCTAGAGTTgcaagaaaggaaagcaaagagaAATGGAGAATAATTAGTGGACTCTATTTGATCAGTGGGATGCTTCGAAACTGAGTTAATTAACAAAGACAAAATAAAGGCATTGAGATCATTTGTAACACACTTGGTAGTAATTCTGGAGCCCTCTGTGACATTATGCCAGGTATAGTGTGACATGACTATCCCACAGAAGAATACTGTGAGGATGCCGCTTAGATCCAACAACTGCAACATAATACAAAGCCTAAGAACATAAACAACTCTACAAACTATCTACTTGAGATGTTAAGAACTTGTTTCATGCGATTAAAGATGCATCTCACTTCTGCCAACATATATGTCAAGTACGCCATGAGCATCATTAGAGCAACTTCTCTATCAGTAGAATGTCTGGGAAGGAAAATGAATAAAGATTATTTCAATTCTTAAAATTTCAGTTTAGAGCGGAACTATTAACAAAAGTATGAGTACAGGGGTAATTTCATCAACTAACCTTCCGATGTACAATTTCTTGATGATGTAAGCACTTAGCAGTCCGCCCTGAAATTAATAGATTAAATATTTTTAGATCATACAAGATGAtatatatctttaaaaatatagaACTAGTAGTAAAATGCATGAAGTAATATCATACAAAAGCTCCAAGGAGGGTGCTGGTGAGAAACAGGTATCCAAAGTTTGCCAAAAATTTCAATATGATTATGGCATCGATGTGAACAAGATCAAAGTTCTGAATTGCATTGAAGAGCACAACGGATGTAGCATCATTAACAACTCCTTCACCAAATACCAAGCTATATAATAGAGGTGTTTCATCTTGATTAAGAATCTGTTTCAGAGAAATCATTTTGTGTGTTAAGTATTTACCTTGTTCAGCTAGAACTAATGAATACATAAGCCTTCATTACCTGCAAGGTGCAGACAGAATCCGTGGCAGAAAATATGGCACCTATGGCTGCATgaacaaaagaaaaggaataaatcAGAATGAGACATTATGGTAGATCACTAGGATATAGGGAAGGCAAAGATATGcgttataaagaaaaagaaaaataccaagaaagtCTCCAATATCCAATGAGCCAATATCCATTTTCCGGAACAATGCAACTGCTCCTGTGTTTACCATCAAaggaagaaaaaatatattaggcATGATTAACATTGCTACCCAGTGTCATGCACTTGGAAAGAAATCTCCAAGATCTCTTTTTCACAAGGCAATACACTTTTGTTAAAAGAAGAGCTTTGCACATTCCAACTCTGAAACAAAAGAATACACTGGCAAATGATGTTCTGGAAACTTAGGATTCACATATTAGGCATCTTGTGACATGACTCTAAGAACTTACCAAGGGAAATTGTGAAAAACGATATTAATGTCCCAATTGCACCGAACAACATGATTGTCATGAAGTTGCGGAAGAATTGTTTCTTTTTTACCTGGAACCTGGAAATCAAGAAAAATTCAACAAGTCAGTCTCAATCTATCAGTTACAGAAGATATTTTCTGGCCACAAGGAGAACACAGTATCAGATGTCAAACGATAAATGATACACTGTTGGTGGTTTTAGAATGGAAACATGTTAAGAATGTTACATATCAGCTCAACTGTGAAAAACACTTAAGATGTTAGCAGAAGCAGCATAAAAACACCACAAAAAACAATTATTTTACATTGGCTCACTTTGTAAAACATATTTTATTCCATAATCTCTATTCAATATTTAGCCATAGTAAGTGGAAGATCAATCCACTTAGTAACAATGTGTTCCTCGTCGTATATATGTAGCAAACATCAAGTAATCACTCAAGAACCAATCAGCAAATCTTACTCAATACCATGCCCTATGAATCATGCGCAAGAAGAAAAATAACTCAATTGGGCCTTATCAATATGTCAAGAACAGGATTAAAAGGAAGATCCAAACAACAAGTTTATGTTATAAACAGTAGCTAAAATCCTCGGTTTTGCAATCTAACGCATAACCAAAATGGTAACCGTTCAAAGAACATTAAAGGAATATGTCCTCTTCTTCCTATTTAGAATAAATGAATGAGAGTGAAAAATACCCGGCATTGAATATAATGGGAGGGAGAAGGTAGATGAAGAAGAGATCTTCGCTAAACACGAAGATGTGCGAGCTCTTCCCTTTGGTCGTCAGCAGAATGACGGCCCCCGTGCAAACTCCCTGGACCAGCAGAAGAAACAACGAAGAAAGGACTAAGGAACCCTATTCTTCAGAAGCCGGATCGAAAAAGATGAAAACTTTATTTGACAGAGAGACTACAAATGGGGAAGGGAACTCACGATCACAAGGGCGGTGATCGACTCGTTTATCCATCGGCTCTCCTCCAGAAGGTGCCCGATGACGATGCATCCGCAGAGCAGCGCGACGAAGATGTTGATGGACACGACGGAAGCGTGGTCCGACGTCGCCGACAGTGTGCCGAGGCGGGCGAGGTGTTGCGTTACCAAGCCCAGCGCCATGGAAGCTGGTCCCCCTCCAACCTGTCGCCGAAACCAGAAACCGAGAAAGAGGCTCaaaagcaaggaaacaattgagcAAAATTGCAGCGGGGGAGACGGGCGCGGGGTGGATCACGGCTCCTAGGAGTCTAGACGCGACCCCTTGGCTCTTGGCGCGCTTTCCTCGGAACCGGGGCCTAAATCAAGATTAAGGCAGAAAAAGAAAAGAGCTAAAGATGGCTTTTTTGGAGCGGAAAATCTAGCGAAGAaggtaaaaaaagaaaaagatcgCCGGTGTTCGATGGAGCAACAGGCGAAGATGGAGATTTTTGAAGAAACCAGCAGGGAGGCAACAGAATTTtggctccttctcttctcgttgGCTAAATACTTCGTTAGCGTTCTTGCTGcaccaaataaaaaataaaaaataaaaaataaaaaataaaaaataaaaaataaaaaaaggtttAATTTGACTAAAATTAAGGGTATTTTTCAAAATGCTCCCGTATTAATATAAATGTTATTTTTCAAAATGCTCCACGAATTTCATGCGAACTAAGCTTCTCTATTTCTTACTATAATACTAATCAATTCACTCCTCTCATTAATCTTCGATTATTATTCTCAGTCTCCATCTGCCATGACTGCaaacaaatataatataattGATTTCCCTAATAATTTAATTACTCCTTCAAGATGCATCAtgtgaagaagaaagaggagaggaaagtaACATGGCATCTGTCTCCCCAAGCTGAGATCTGAACTACACCGAGAGAAAGACTTTTCTTGCTGTTAGGGCGGTAAATATGTTCAGCTCAGTCAAGTTTtgagatatttaaatttatttgacaaAGTATTCGAGTCGAGCCGAATTAaatcattgaaataatttttaagtatggtttgattttttttaatgagcttgagtttatttcaaatttaacttaaatttgattcgtttagatattatcgagttTTCAATTCGAGtttgtttaattgtttgaaatttgataatttattttttcattttaaaaatattattatttttatttacatgTAAATAAgagtttattaataaatatgattcgtggacattattcatgaatattattcacaAATATTATTGATGGACATTAACAAGCTGAACATATatatgttcaaacttatttgtttagtttaatgagttgttcaaatttatttgtttaattgatCTAGTGTATATTGAGTgaacataaataaactcttaccaagtcgaacactAAATTTATTCACAAACATCAACCTTACGGTATATCGTCTTGCTAAACCGGTTCTGTTCTTCGACTAAACCAGCCAGTCTGGTGAACACTTGAGCTTTAACTGCTTGTTGTGAATGGAAGTGGATGTTGTGAGTTGGCAAAAGATGAGAAAGGAGATAATGTGAAGAGGTACAACTTTTTTTATATGATCACTTGAAAGAGATCATGCAAAGTAGTGTTAGAAAAGCTTTTTCAAAAGGTTCAAAGAGTTCATGGGAGTCTGGTGAGAAGGACTAATATTTAAAGGGATGGAGTGGGGCTGCAGAAATGTAAACTGTTCTACAGACTGAAGAAGCTGAAGATTAAGAAGAGCCAAGTTGATGTGTACAGCTATAAAATTTGCAGAAAATGTTGCAAGAGAAGAAGTTAGATTGATCTCTTTAATGATTGATATTCCAAAGTGCTGGGACTTTGTGGAAACAGATGAGCTTGAGAGGTCTGACAGACATATCTAAGTGAGTAGAACAGAGTAGCAAAGCCTGCAGTTAAAGCTAGACGACAGAACAGAAAAGAGTAATGTCTAAAGAATTAGTTGAGCATTCGAgcaaaaaggaaaaagggaaaaaaCAAGATGATGCATAAGACGTTGGTAAAGTCAGCCATagctttatttatttgattttggGAGTCAAAACTACAAGCAAGGCTTTATTTGATCCTATATATAACCTTATTCTTATTCCATTAGAGCCTTGATTATTTATTCCGTGACACTCTACAGTTTGTTACGCAGCAGCTCGATCTTCCTTCTCCAGTCGGGGGCTAAAGATTGCGATCTCGTTTCCTCTGTTGAACTTGAGTCTCCGAGCCTCCTCCCTCGAGACGCGGTAGGAGTTCATCAGCACCTCCACTGGAATACCTCGAAGAACAGATGTTTTACCCACAATATGGCTCACAAACGCATTCTCGTTGGTCTTAAATGAGATCCACTCGAATTGCTCGCTCtgtgccttcttgatcactatGTGCTGTTGTGGGATCACCAACAGTTGTCCTTGACGGAGCTCACCGTCGAACACGGTTCGACCTCGGTGGCCAACCACCTGCAAGCGACCACTTCCCCTTACCACATACATGATACTGTGAGCATTGATATTCCAGTGAGGTGGTTGAATTGCATTCTGCATGCGTACGAGAAAAGAGAAGACAGAATGTCAATATTTAAATGTTTATACTTTGAGTAACGATGGATGTATGTACTGAATGAACTAGCTATATATATACCCGTCGAAGGACTCCTCTTTCGGCACTGAGTTGGATGAACCGAAGGATGGGAAGCTTTTGGACGTTGAGGCTAGTCAGTCTTCCAGCGCGGGGATTGTAGTAGTCGGCAAGAGTGGGATTGGCTATGTTCTGTCTGTTCTTGAGGGTGCAGTAGGTTTCCTCCAATCCATTACGTTCGCATGATGATCCCCTCCTCTCCTgtgtctcttctctttcctctctctctTGCTCTTGAGCTTCCTGCTCAGCACGTCTCTGTGGCTCCAACATCTGTAGCCCCTTCTCCACGCGAACAATGTCACCTCTGTTATCGTTTAGATTTTGAATCTTCCTCACGACTTCCTTGTCGACTCCCAGAGCCTCAGCCAGTAGTTCGAGTTCGAAGCCGCTCAGGAGGTTATTCCCCTTCTGTTGCTGGAATCTCTCTTCTATCTGTGTGATTTGCTCTTGGGATTGCCTCTCTCTGCCCGCCAATAGAAATTGCTGAacgcacatatatatataaattaattagaatCATATAAGTGTTAATGTCTTATGATAAATTACTGAATTGCTAGTTTGAACCGACTCTGTGTTGGCGATCGAGTTGGTTGGCATTGCTGCTTGTGTCGGCGACAGCGATTGCTATAATAGGAATTTCACCGTTATTGTAGACCCAATTAGCGACGCCGGCAGGATATGCGAGAACATCGCCCTCGCGGAAGAATTGAACCTTTTGGTGCTCGTCCCTGAAACGCTGGCTCTGGCTTTCCGATTCCTCTTCCCATTGTTGCTCAAAACCTTGTCGTAGAGATTGGAATGACTCTGGGCAACCAGGAATCACGGTTCCAGAGATACCCCTACCTGCACATTTTGGACGACAATTGAATGTCATAATAATACTGAATGTAAATAATTAAGAAGCTAGATAATGAATGCCGCATACCTTGGACTATGTAGACAAGTTTAGGGGCATTGGAGTAGTAAGGCAAGACGAGGCCTCTCGGCTGAATGGTGCGACGGTAGGCGACTACGCCGGCACACTGCAACTGCTCATTCAATTGGTCAAAGTACTCGGTGAAGCCAGCCTCCGACGGCACGCGACGCGTGGGTTCGAGGGCGGCGAGGCGCTCGAGCTGGCATTGGCTCCGGTAGCCAAGACGACGTTGGCTCAACAACGGCTGGCCGAAGCCCTGCTGGCCAAAGCTGAATTGGGCGAGAGAGGTGCTAGGGAGGAGAAAGCAAAGAGCGAGGGAGAGAAACAAGAGAGCTATGGAGTTAGCCATTGGCGAGTGATTCAATGTGCTGCGATGGAGATCAAGGAAGGGAACCTCGAGGCAATTTATAGGCTAAAAAGAGATGAAGAGGTTGGTGTATGGTTATGAGTTTTGGACAAATGGAATGGTTTGGTGTGGAGCAGACAATCTGCATCAGCTGTGAAGTTGAACCTTCCACTGCAAACATGTGAGCCACAACTTAAGCTTCCACTTCTGCAACAAACCCAAGTAATCCAATACTGAAAACAACAAACAAGGACACCTTCTCAAACAATTATCAACCTCTTGCATATTTCCACTTCATTCGACATCTCTCAATGCCATCTCTTGCATAGAATGCATCAACAAAGTCATCAAAAGTTCTCTTTTATGTATCTCCTCAAATTGGGTGTAATTCAAACAGGTACAATGTATCAAAATGGTTTATGACTTATCTAGTGCAGGAGATATTCCAGTCATTACATTTATAGTTTTTGGGAAATAATCAAGTGTCttcgaggaagaaaaagaatgcaCCAACAATCAGCTGCGGGGTCAACGTCATTGTAAGAATACATTGTTTGGAACCCTCGAGGTATTGATCTATCATGCTTCTGCCTTCAAAGTTTCATCCCTTGTGAGTCCTACGTGTTTATGCTTTCCTTTCTGTACTCGTCAAAACTAGAACTAATTTCCTTCAGCTGTGAGGCTTCCAAAATTCAGCTACCTTCCATCATCCCACCCAGGGATGTTAGCTGAGGCTTCGTTGACCATCTTTACTAGTGTTACCTGCATCATCAAGAACCCAATAGTATTATGTAGCTGGAAAGTTGAGGAGACAGATCATTGTTTGATTAATATACGAAGAGTTTTAGCATTCTAAATTCACATGCAAGAGTCCAGGTAAAGCAGCAGACTGCTTGAAATTTGCCATGTTTTCCAGAATTTTTCTGGAGTGAATATTTTAAACTTAGACAACCCGAATGAGGATTTTGTTTCTCAAATATCCTCTTTTAGCTCAAGAAATATTGGGTCATACAGGTAAATATGTTTACCAATCCAACCAATCCCTTGGATATTGTTAATCTTTATTCCTGTTGTTGCTTAAGGTGGCACAAATATCAACAACagagcaataaaataaaataaaaaatctaacgAGGCAAAGAGATTATTTGCTTCTTGTAGTATACATCTGAAAGAAAGTAGAGTCTCATCTTATTTTTTCACTCTTAATCAGAATATCAACCATCATCTTAGTACCTTTAGCATAGTACATCTTATATGCATGATGCCTACTCTCTTAATGAAAGGAATACTATCCCCAAACTTACACTATTGAGCTTATTTACCTGTTGTACAACTCAATCTTGAGTAGGAAAAAATGCGGTACCCCAATTTAGTTGTTGGCTAATAAAGAAGTTCTAGAAGCTTAACTAAGTGAGCTACTATTAGCTTGGCCTTGAGCATTTTGACTAAGTGGTTGATAAGTCAATTATCTCATCTAAGAGGATCGTGATAGTACACCTAACCGCTATCAAAGATGAGAAGATATGTGTCCTGTTCCTAGGTGAGACAAGATTTCACCTTCTACCATATTGTTTTTAGTTGCATAGCGCATGTCATTATGATCTTCTAAATTCTCCTTTGAGTAGCTCAAAACTATTGAGGGGTATCATATTATCGTGCGCATATTCACAAATGCACACTTGTTAACACTCAAAggttcaaaaaataaagaaagcaaaAGCTCCATGTCAGAAGCGCCTTTCCCTGAGCATATCCATGATCCCAGCAGACTCACAAATGTCTCTCCAATTGTTATTTGCTGCATCAGACTATCTAGCTAAATTTCAAAGTTCTTATTGCGATACCATTATCCGCTCTATTGTCTGCAGTTCACACTCATATCCAACAGGTTCCAGGAGAGTAACACTAGGGAAACCATAGCTCTTCATTTCTATGCAGTAAAGCATAAGGAAACCTATTATTATCAGCTGTCCAACTGCCTCAGCTAAATTTTCCTGAGACCAATGGGTATTTTTACAGAGCAATATAATCCAAAAAAAAACTGAATATTGATCTGGGCACTTTTGAGCACAAGGCATTTCCTACTAAAATCCAAGGTTTCAACTCCAATATTTCcagttatatatatgtatataactccaaaagaaacaaagaaaactGTGTTCACCAGGATAAACCCAAGTAACATAGAAATACTAATCCATGGATTGATATGATTGAGCAACTTATACTGCTAAGAATGGATATGGTTGCAGCATTCAGTTCCTCCTAAGATCCAAATATCATCCACTAATATCTCAAATTGCCAAGAAAACATATCTGATGCATTAACCTTCTATCTCTCGCATTGCAACATGTTACATGAATtgctttttaaattttaattttttcccaaCAAAGCCAACTAATGAAAATGTTCAGTCCCAATATCTTGGATAACAATATCCAAGGCTTTTATTAGCTAACTAGTACCTTCAATCTTCAACAAGAATTCCCCCAAAGTATATCCTCCTACCTTCTTCGGATCATATGACCACTAGAAACTTTGATAATAATTTGCAAACTAAAAGATTCACTTTCATTCAAAACAGCAGTGACAGGACACTTGTGAGGTCTGCAGAATGATTGCCTGTTTTTTACCCGAAATACATTTCACAACTCATTAAAGCTTCAATACATTAATACTAAGCAAACGAGATGATTGAGTTAGTATCTTAAGTGTCCCAACTACAATCATAACTTGAAGTAATAGTAGCTTCGTTTGATGATATAATGAAAACCTCAGATAAGGAATGTGACATTTAAACTATAAACCTGGCAAAGTTTACAGTTGAAAATCTTTCTTCTAAATTATACATACTGAACagcaaagttttaaaattttaaagtaaagAAACATCAAGTCAAGCAACACTTGCATTTACCAAACGGAAACAGTGAAGAGATAGGACATAAGACAAAAAAAAATGGCTTGATTATGTTTAAGAACATTCAAGGTATTGAGTAGTTACATACCACACTTTCAGGTACTCCTGGAGGGGGTAAACTTAGGTTCCTTGGTGGTGGACCACGAAGATAGGTTCTTTTGTCAAAGCGCCATTCTCCAATTTTACCATAAGTTAGTTCGCCCTGAGATGAAACAATATTCAGAGGTAAACACATAGAGTATGTAGACAAAAAAACAATGGCAAAGGCTGATCTTAGTGTTTGTGTCTGTGATAAGAAAAGGTTAGCTAAAAATTATTGCTGTGCAAAATGTAGATATAAATTGGCCAGGGAAGTTACCTTCAAGGAATAGTCACATCCATATGTGAAATGAATGATGTGAGCGTTTCCTAACTTCAAGTCCCAAGGGGGctgtaataaaaaaatttagagaGTGTAATTAAGATATAGCACAGTAGTGAAACACCCACAGACACAAAAAGAATTGAAAGAATACTTGTATCATGAAATCTTTACGAAGAATATGTTGCACACCATGTAAGGCACTTGCAATAGCGTAAGCATACCTATATCACAACTTAAAAAGCATTAGTATCTTCATCAATTCAAAATGTGAAGTAGAACAAATCAGATCTCACATTTCCAACACCCATCCAAAAGCTTTGTCAGTCTCTGGATCCTCTTTCATACTCAAAGAAACATTCATCCAAGTGGGAGCAATCTTCTCAAGCTCAGACTTCAGTGAGACAAGTGAAAATAGAGCATTGGCCATATAGTACCGAGAGCATTGTGTAGAAAGAGTGTGCCAAGGATACAAGTTTAGAAAATCTTCCGACCGTATTGCATTCAAAAAAAGCATATGTGGCATTGTTGAATGTAAACACATGttgcaaaattttattaaacaaaTAATAAATATGTACCTTTTTAATTATCACAGGGGAATTGCCAGTGGGATCAATATTAGTCAAAGGACCCTTCTTTTCTGGAAAAAACTTCCTTACTATCTGTACATGTTCTGTTGGTTTAATATAGAAGAAATGGAAGCCTGCAGGATGATTGTCACTAGCCAAGTTTGGCAATGGTTTGATAAAAACATGATCGGGTTCGGCCATTAATATATACCTGCAGTTTTTCCCATTCAACAAATACCGTTTTTTCGCAAATAGCAATTGAAGTAAAGTCAAATGGAACTAAGCTTACTCCTCTGGAATAGTTGCTTTCTCCAACCATTGAACAAAGGCCCAAGGTCTGTTTAGGACAATGTACCCCTGAAACCACATCAAGGAAGCagttcaaaaaaattattttcctcatCTATTAAATAGAAATGATATTCTTGTCACTGATTAAGGATTTGTTACATCATCAAGCAAGCACTCAGTCATCATAACAACCACAGAGCAATAAATGAGTTATGCAGAGAAGAAGTTGCAGGAATTCATCTGATAGTATTAGAACAGAAGCATTCTTATGGTGAATAAAATAACTACGTACATGATCACCAACTGGATAAGTTAAGGTGATCCCAAAATAACCTATATTTAGGGTATACAATCCATAAGGAAAATCCAAACTATTTATAACTCGCAACAACCACATGTTTGCAGCATTTATTAAGAATTTCATTCCTTAAAACGCATCTCTTTAAGATAAATAGTAAGTGAATTTGTGAGAAAATCGGTAGATCATTTATACCTTGAATATGATAATTTAATGAGTGACAAATTTTGCATAAGACCGGATCTAACTTTGCTTCACTGGAAAAACCACTAAATTGCAGATTcgtcaaagaaaagaaaagaaggttATGGAGACAGACCAGATTATAATCCTCATTCTAGATTGATGCATGTGAAAAAATACCTCAGAGAAGAACTCTCACCCGATCCGCACCGGCAGGGAGGGGATCCACAACAAAGGTCGGGATCTCATCCATTAGATTGTCCGGCTCCCCGGAGTGCAGCACCCTCGTGAACCCTCCCATCTCTGA from Zingiber officinale cultivar Zhangliang chromosome 6B, Zo_v1.1, whole genome shotgun sequence carries:
- the LOC121989217 gene encoding hydroxyproline O-arabinosyltransferase 3-like, with translation MIGKKSVGKTSLLFLLLLGFGVFIATYNLVTMVLHNQRRESRLGVPGADPVIGMPTDRRRLGRQTRPFHVAVTATSAAYSRWQCRVMYYWYKKMKDVEGSEMGGFTRVLHSGEPDNLMDEIPTFVVDPLPAGADRGYIVLNRPWAFVQWLEKATIPEEYILMAEPDHVFIKPLPNLASDNHPAGFHFFYIKPTEHVQIVRKFFPEKKGPLTNIDPTGNSPVIIKKSELEKIAPTWMNVSLSMKEDPETDKAFGWVLEMYAYAIASALHGVQHILRKDFMIQPPWDLKLGNAHIIHFTYGCDYSLKGELTYGKIGEWRFDKRTYLRGPPPRNLSLPPPGVPESVVTLVKMVNEASANIPGWDDGR